The following is a genomic window from Nitrospira sp..
ACGGCCCATCTGTGCTTGAACGGCCGGCGTCGCACCTAATCCTGCCCACCGACGATTCTCTTCGAAGGTACCGTCATAGTTGATCGTCAGGAAGGTATCGCGTTCCGGCTTGGGACCCAATTCGGCCAACAGGATCTTGACGATGAAGGGCGCTTTGTAAATCTCTTCAAAGGCCTGTTTGATGGCGGGAGCCAACCCATACTTCATGAGTCTCGCCCCCGTGACATCCGAGGGCGACCGATTGAACCCCTCGACGTGGGCCATCTCAAGGAGCGAAAACCGCAACTTTTCCAAATCGGCCGGATGCCCCATTCCGCCCAATGCGATGCGATCGTAAATCTCATAGAGCTTGGGCGTTCCGCGGCTGACCGTCACCAGCAGGATCCCGTCGGCATAGGTCACGGCCACGACCGGCGCACCCTGTGTGAATTGTTCATCGAGATACTGGCGTCGATTGCCGACCGCCTCGACCCAGCGATAGGGTTCTTCGTACATGCTTGTTGCCCTTTGAAAGAATCAGAATGTTGTCAACAGCCCTCGTCACCCCAGAAGTTGACTCAACGCTGAACCATACGGGCCACTTCAGCCTCATACAACTGTTTCAACGTGGTATCAGCCACAGTCTGCACCCCTGCTTCCGTGATGAGTTTGACCACCGGGTACAGGTTGAGTTCCCGGTTCACCCCGCCGGTGGCCGAATCGAATTCCGCCGCGCTCGCGAGTAACCGCAACGCTTGAACCGTGGCCTGCTCTTCGGGAAGGGTCGCCAACGGTTGTGGGCCCCAGGTATTCACATAATGTAGGATTCCACGGATGGTCGGCGACCCGGACCCGGACACGGCATA
Proteins encoded in this region:
- a CDS encoding Proteasome subunit alpha, bacterial, whose protein sequence is MYEEPYRWVEAVGNRRQYLDEQFTQGAPVVAVTYADGILLVTVSRGTPKLYEIYDRIALGGMGHPADLEKLRFSLLEMAHVEGFNRSPSDVTGARLMKYGLAPAIKQAFEEIYKAPFIVKILLAELGPKPERDTFLTINYDGTFEENRRWAGLGATPAVQAQMGRYLESQPSCEQAPLAQAFETALCIWAVGALAQSAPEPSTGEPTPGFDQSEQTAGAVAATEDKAALLAHVGKTVAEKSLECVVLDRKRPGSSKYRALRPDELGTLFPPAVKASTPT